In the Neomonachus schauinslandi chromosome 13, ASM220157v2, whole genome shotgun sequence genome, one interval contains:
- the FBXW2 gene encoding F-box/WD repeat-containing protein 2 encodes MERKDFETWLDNISVTFLSLTDLQKNETLDHLISLSGAVQLRHLSNNLETLLKRDFLKLLPLELSFYLLKWLDPQTLLTCCLVSKQWNKVISACTEVWQTACKNLGWQIDDSVQDALHWKKVYLKAILRMKQLEDHEAFETSSLIGHSARVYALYYKDGLLCTGSDDLSAKLWDVSTGQCVYGIQTHTCAAVKFDEQKLVTGSFDNTVACWEWSSGARTQHFRGHTGAVFSVDYNDELDILVSGSADFTVKVWALSAGTCLNTLTGHTEWVTKVVLQKCKVKSLLHSPGDYILLSADKYEIKIWPIGREINCKCLKTLSVSEDRSICLQPRLHFDGKYIVCSSALGLYQWDFASYDILRVIKTPEIANLALLGFGDIFALLFDNRYLYIMDLRTESLISRWPLPEYRKSKRGSSFLAGEASWLNGLDGHNDTGLVFATSMPDHSIHLVLWKEHG; translated from the exons ATGGAGAGAAAGGACTTTGAGACATGGCTTGATAACATTTCtgttacatttctttctctgacggacttgcagaaaaatgaaactctggATCACCTGATTAGTCTGAGTGGGGCAGTCCAGCTCAGGCATCTCTCCAATAACCTGGAGACTCTCCTCAAGCGGGACTTCCTCAAACTCCTTCCCCTGGAGctcagtttttatttgttaaaatggcTCGATCCTCAGACTTTACTCACATGCTGCCTCGTCTCTAAACAGTGGAATAAGGTGATAAGTGCCTGTACAGAGGTGTGGCAGACTGCATGTAAAAATTTGGGCTGGCAGATAGATGATTCTGTTCAGGACGCTTTGCACTggaagaaggtttatttgaagGCTATTTTGAGAATGAAGCAACTGGAGGACCATGAAGCCTTTGAGACCTCATCATTAATTGGACACAGTGCCAGAGTGTATGCACTTTACTATAAAGATGGACTTCTCTGTACAG GGTCAGATGACTTGTCTGCAAAACTGTGGGATGTGAGCACAGGACAGTGCGTTTATGGCATCCAGACCCACACTTGTGCAGCAGTGAAATTTGATGAACAGAAGCTTGTGACAGGCTCCTTTGACAACACTGTGGCCTGCTGGGAATGGAGTTCTGGAGCCAGGACCCAGCACTTCCGGGGGCACACAGGGGCGG TGTTTAGCGTTGACTACAATGATGAACTGGATATCTTGGTGAGTGGCTCTGCAGACTTCACTGTGAAAGTATGGGCTTTATCTGCTGGGACGTGCCTGAACACACTCACCGGGCACACGGAATGGGTCACCAAG GTGGTTTTGCAAAAGTGTAAAGTCAAGTCTCTTTTGCACAGCCCTGGAGACTACATACTCTTAAGTGCGGACAAATATGAGATCAAG ATTTGGCCAATTGGAAGAGAAATCAACTGCAAGTGCTTAAAGACATTGTCTGTCTCTGAAGATAGGAGTATCTGCCTGCAGCCAAGACTTCATTTTGATGGCAAATACATTGTCTGTAGTTCGGCACTGGGTCTCTACCAGTGGGACTTTGCAAGTTATGATATTCTCAG GGTCATCAAGACTCCTGAGATAGCTAACTTGGCCTTGCTTGGCTTTGGAGATATCTTTGCCCTGCTGTTTGACAACCGCTACCTGTACATCATGGACTTGCGGACAGAGAGCCTGATTAGCCGCTGGCCTCTGCCAGAGTACCGGAAATCAAAGAGAGGCTCGAGCTTCCTGGCGGGTGAAGCATCCTGGCTCAACGGACTGGATGGGCACAATGACACGGGCTTGGTCTTTGCCACCAGCATGCCTGACCACAGTATTCACCTGGTGTTGTGGAAGGAGCACGGTTGA